The Lutibacter profundi genome includes a region encoding these proteins:
- a CDS encoding rhodanese-like domain-containing protein: MKKLSLFFIGLLLIPSLFLTSCDRGDDLIDSEATPAFTLMKDYLVSNNLDINNILAGPGDAIKFVVGEPAETDLNAFLSKYYIIDIRSSASYGDGHIQGAKNVAFTDILTEAPKAESKPILVVCYTGQTACYATALLRLYGYSNTQALKWGMSGWNSATAGPWNSNIGSPAAGNSNWSYSTAPPNLVFSDPIITSFSTDGSQILKERVEQVVADGFKTVSGGDVLASPNNYFVNNYFGEADYNAFGHITNAYRIKETLLLSTNGYQSLDPSSNAKIATYCYTGQTSAVLTAYLRVLGYDAYSITFGMNGLYNSNNAWVSNKWSASVSKNLPLVN, encoded by the coding sequence ATGAAAAAATTATCTTTATTTTTTATCGGTCTATTATTAATACCATCATTATTTCTTACTTCTTGTGATAGAGGTGATGACTTAATTGATAGTGAAGCTACTCCAGCATTTACGCTGATGAAAGACTATTTAGTTAGTAATAATTTAGACATTAATAATATATTAGCGGGCCCTGGTGACGCTATTAAATTTGTTGTGGGTGAACCTGCAGAAACAGATTTAAATGCTTTCTTGTCAAAATATTATATCATTGACATTAGAAGTAGTGCATCCTACGGTGACGGACATATTCAAGGAGCTAAAAATGTTGCATTTACAGATATTTTAACTGAAGCACCTAAAGCTGAAAGCAAACCAATTTTAGTAGTTTGCTATACGGGTCAAACTGCTTGTTATGCTACTGCCTTATTACGTTTATATGGTTATAGCAATACGCAGGCTCTAAAATGGGGAATGTCTGGATGGAACTCTGCAACAGCAGGACCTTGGAATAGTAATATTGGTAGCCCTGCAGCAGGAAACTCAAATTGGTCCTATTCAACAGCTCCTCCTAACCTCGTTTTTTCAGATCCTATTATAACTAGTTTTTCAACAGATGGGTCACAAATTTTAAAAGAAAGAGTTGAACAAGTAGTTGCAGACGGATTTAAAACTGTTTCTGGCGGAGATGTACTCGCATCTCCTAATAATTATTTTGTTAATAATTATTTTGGTGAAGCAGATTATAATGCTTTTGGGCATATTACTAACGCATACCGTATTAAAGAAACACTTTTACTTTCAACAAACGGTTATCAAAGTTTAGACCCTAGCTCAAATGCTAAAATTGCTACCTATTGCTATACAGGTCAAACTTCTGCAGTACTTACCGCTTATTTAAGAGTTTTAGGGTATGATGCTTATAGTATAACATTTGGTATGAACGGATTATACAACTCAAATAATGCTTGGGTATCTAACAAATGGAGTGCTTCAGTTTCAAAAAATTTACCTCTAGTTAATTAA
- a CDS encoding rhodanese-like domain-containing protein gives MMKKLTTYLVLLFITATLFSGFKNSEKKQANYSPTEFELLVQYLEENGNFINSELAPSLVTANEVKKNLKNVKYHIIDIRSESWFEYGHLKNAHNVKASELLTYFENKINASDYSKIILICYSGQSAAYYTSLLRLAGYNNTYSMKWGMSSWREDFAENSWEKNIANTFVNKLETTKNTKAKKGIYPTLNTGKTDAKEILKIRLKKAFEIPYREHIIKSAEVFKNPTNYYIINYWDQEKYNNGHIPGAIQYQPNSSLASNTFLYTLPTNKEIAMYCSTGQNAAYAVAYLNLIGYKTSNIAYGANSFMNKILKEKNWNAFSKKEIHMYPVIE, from the coding sequence ATGATGAAAAAATTAACAACATATTTAGTACTACTTTTTATAACTGCAACTTTATTTAGTGGGTTTAAAAATTCAGAAAAAAAACAAGCTAACTATAGCCCAACTGAATTTGAACTTCTTGTTCAATATTTAGAAGAAAACGGTAACTTTATTAATAGTGAATTAGCTCCATCCTTAGTTACTGCAAATGAAGTTAAAAAGAACCTAAAAAATGTAAAATATCATATAATTGATATTAGAAGTGAGAGTTGGTTTGAATATGGACATTTAAAAAATGCTCATAATGTTAAGGCTTCAGAATTACTTACTTATTTTGAAAATAAAATAAATGCTAGTGATTACAGCAAAATTATTTTAATCTGTTATTCTGGTCAATCTGCAGCATATTACACAAGCCTTTTAAGATTGGCTGGCTATAATAATACTTATAGTATGAAATGGGGAATGAGTTCTTGGAGAGAAGATTTTGCCGAAAATTCTTGGGAAAAAAATATTGCAAATACTTTTGTAAACAAATTAGAAACTACAAAAAACACTAAAGCTAAAAAAGGCATTTACCCAACTCTTAATACGGGAAAAACTGATGCTAAAGAAATTCTAAAAATCAGATTAAAAAAAGCATTTGAAATACCATATAGAGAACATATCATAAAATCTGCCGAAGTTTTTAAAAATCCAACTAATTACTATATTATAAATTATTGGGATCAAGAAAAGTATAACAATGGTCATATTCCTGGAGCCATACAATACCAACCTAACTCATCTTTAGCATCTAATACATTTTTATATACACTTCCTACAAATAAAGAAATAGCAATGTATTGCTCAACTGGTCAAAATGCAGCTTATGCAGTGGCATATCTAAATTTGATAGGCTATAAAACAAGCAATATAGCTTATGGAGCTAACAGCTTTATGAATAAGATTCTTAAAGAAAAAAATTGGAATGCCTTTTCAAAAAAAGAAATTCACATGTACCCAGTAATCGAATAA
- a CDS encoding rhodanese-like domain-containing protein has product MKELEKTKRISISAVLFILIIFIGVLSFKRPKNIFKNDKNLILNHIVKQDYILQIKDLDSIDGALIDVRSPYEYNKGYIKNAVNIYTPDLLEPKQQSYIKQLNKENKTIVLYAKTPEDASGAWMLLTQLGIKNTKVLCAKLKYKNDKLIVESYPLEKPILNYAEFMKKANSGKITVVKKAPKKIIKLKKKKKKVAEGGC; this is encoded by the coding sequence ATGAAAGAATTAGAAAAAACAAAAAGGATTTCAATATCTGCTGTACTATTCATTTTAATAATTTTTATAGGAGTTTTAAGCTTTAAACGCCCTAAAAATATTTTCAAAAATGATAAAAATTTAATCTTAAATCATATAGTAAAACAAGATTACATACTGCAAATAAAAGATTTAGATAGTATTGATGGCGCTTTAATTGATGTAAGAAGCCCTTATGAGTACAACAAAGGGTATATTAAAAATGCAGTAAATATTTATACTCCAGATTTACTAGAACCTAAACAACAATCATATATTAAACAATTAAATAAAGAAAATAAAACAATTGTTTTATATGCTAAAACTCCTGAAGATGCTAGTGGTGCTTGGATGCTTTTAACCCAACTTGGTATAAAAAATACAAAAGTACTTTGTGCTAAATTAAAGTATAAAAATGATAAACTTATTGTAGAAAGTTACCCGTTAGAAAAACCTATCTTAAATTATGCCGAATTTATGAAAAAAGCCAACTCGGGTAAAATTACAGTTGTTAAAAAAGCACCAAAAAAAATTATAAAACTCAAAAAAAAGAAAAAGAAGGTAGCTGAAGGTGGTTGTTAG
- a CDS encoding rhodanese-like domain-containing protein: MSKSYKYKKFLVRRYQILAAILIILSAGLVLLPKYEKNEGITPQAFLLNVLSAERYINTDQLANRLINQDPTILLVDVRTPKEFEEYSLPNAVNIPLAEVLSSDSEAYLNQDAFDVVLYSNDNYYSDQAYFLCNRLGYKNLYVLEGGLNKWFSTIINPKIPKETAPKKEFDKYNTRIAAGMYFGVGNTSHKTVKKAPKRVIKLTKKKKKVAEGGC, translated from the coding sequence ATGTCAAAATCATATAAATATAAAAAGTTTTTAGTTAGAAGGTATCAAATTTTAGCAGCCATATTAATTATTTTATCTGCAGGATTAGTTCTTCTTCCTAAATATGAAAAAAATGAAGGTATTACCCCACAAGCTTTTTTACTTAATGTTTTAAGCGCTGAACGGTATATAAATACAGATCAACTGGCAAATAGGTTAATAAATCAAGATCCTACAATTTTATTAGTAGATGTGAGAACTCCAAAGGAATTTGAAGAATACTCTTTACCTAATGCCGTTAATATTCCTTTAGCAGAAGTGTTATCATCAGATTCAGAAGCTTATTTAAATCAAGATGCATTTGATGTTGTATTGTACTCCAATGATAATTATTATTCAGATCAAGCCTATTTCCTTTGCAATAGATTAGGATATAAAAACTTATATGTACTTGAAGGTGGCTTAAATAAATGGTTTAGCACAATTATTAATCCTAAAATACCTAAAGAGACAGCTCCTAAAAAAGAATTTGATAAATATAACACAAGAATAGCAGCTGGAATGTATTTTGGTGTTGGTAATACATCTCATAAAACAGTAAAAAAAGCACCTAAAAGGGTTATTAAACTTACTAAAAAGAAAAAGAAAGTTGCTGAAGGTGGTTGCTAA
- a CDS encoding YeeE/YedE thiosulfate transporter family protein, giving the protein MGPLIPNGVIPTEWNFVIAMFIGIAFGYILEASGFSSSRKLAGVFYGYDFVVLKVFFTAVLVSVIGVYYMDYLGFLNISQLYIHPTYLWASIVGGIVMGFGFVMGGFCPGTDLCAIAIGKIDAMAYGVGILIGVFVFSEFFTFLEPMFDGSYLGHITVVDSLGISPYWFIFLFSILAIALFYIADLIRKKVKKVFY; this is encoded by the coding sequence ATGGGACCTTTAATTCCTAATGGTGTAATTCCTACAGAGTGGAATTTTGTTATTGCAATGTTTATTGGTATCGCTTTTGGATACATACTAGAAGCTTCGGGGTTTTCTTCTTCAAGAAAATTAGCAGGCGTATTTTATGGCTACGATTTTGTGGTACTTAAAGTCTTTTTTACAGCAGTCTTAGTCTCTGTAATTGGTGTTTATTATATGGATTATTTAGGGTTTCTAAATATATCTCAACTTTATATTCATCCAACTTACTTATGGGCATCTATTGTTGGTGGCATTGTTATGGGGTTTGGTTTTGTAATGGGTGGTTTTTGCCCTGGAACAGACCTTTGTGCAATAGCAATTGGTAAAATTGATGCTATGGCCTATGGCGTTGGAATATTGATAGGTGTTTTTGTTTTTTCTGAATTCTTTACATTTTTAGAACCAATGTTTGATGGTTCATATCTTGGTCATATTACCGTTGTAGACTCATTAGGAATATCACCTTATTGGTTTATATTTCTATTTTCAATTTTAGCAATAGCACTATTTTATATAGCAGATTTAATTCGAAAAAAAGTTAAAAAAGTATTTTATTAA
- a CDS encoding YeeE/YedE thiosulfate transporter family protein, translated as MKVNIEKNRHVYWNPYFGGFLLGILILATFYITGRGLGASGAFKSTVVTVVDDIAPTHAENNAYYEKFIKEDDTPMNTWLVFESLGILIGGFLSGALSGRLKLFVQHSPKITSKRRLIFALLGGAFFGFGAQLARGCTSGAGLSGMAVLSTGGFITVLTIFGSGYLFAYFFRKNWI; from the coding sequence ATGAAAGTTAATATTGAAAAAAATAGACATGTATATTGGAATCCTTATTTTGGAGGGTTCTTATTAGGAATCTTAATTCTTGCTACTTTTTACATAACAGGTAGAGGTTTGGGAGCTAGTGGTGCTTTTAAAAGCACAGTGGTTACCGTTGTAGATGACATTGCCCCAACACATGCCGAAAATAATGCCTATTATGAAAAATTCATAAAAGAAGATGATACTCCAATGAATACTTGGCTAGTATTTGAATCTTTAGGTATTTTAATTGGTGGGTTTTTATCAGGTGCTTTAAGCGGTAGGCTTAAATTATTTGTACAACATTCTCCTAAAATAACATCTAAAAGACGACTGATTTTTGCCTTACTTGGAGGTGCGTTTTTTGGATTTGGAGCTCAATTAGCAAGAGGGTGTACAAGCGGAGCAGGCTTAAGTGGTATGGCCGTATTATCAACAGGAGGCTTTATAACAGTACTTACCATTTTTGGTAGTGGTTATTTATTTGCTTACTTTTTTAGAAAAAACTGGATTTAA
- the nrfD gene encoding NrfD/PsrC family molybdoenzyme membrane anchor subunit produces MQEEIFVSGRHIPKIDPYLEIWHWEISLYLFLGGLAAGILFFTALFYLLKKENEMPATVKYASIIAPIALVIGLAALFFDLTHKLYVWRLYTTIRITSPMSWGAWVLLIITPLSMLWVFSYYRETYPKLESKLQVFKKLKFLNSFEKYIIKNRKYIAIALIPLSIILGVYTGILLSAFNARPLWNNAILGPLFLTSGLSTGAAAILLFSKNHFERKLISKIDLGLIILELALIIHMFMGMAAGSQVQLEAMQILISGQYTVMFFVFVIILGLIVPAILELTEVIGFKVPVIVPALLVLMGGLIFRIVMINAGQLTRFLY; encoded by the coding sequence ATGCAAGAAGAAATTTTCGTAAGTGGACGACACATTCCTAAAATAGATCCATATTTAGAAATTTGGCACTGGGAAATATCCTTATATTTATTTTTAGGTGGTTTAGCTGCAGGTATCTTGTTTTTTACAGCATTATTCTATCTTCTTAAAAAAGAAAATGAAATGCCAGCAACAGTTAAATACGCTTCCATAATTGCTCCAATAGCTTTAGTTATTGGTTTGGCTGCACTTTTTTTTGATTTAACTCATAAATTATATGTGTGGAGATTATATACTACGATAAGAATAACTTCTCCTATGTCATGGGGAGCTTGGGTATTATTAATTATTACCCCACTATCTATGTTATGGGTATTTAGTTATTATAGAGAAACATATCCAAAATTAGAAAGTAAATTACAAGTATTTAAAAAATTAAAATTTTTAAATTCCTTTGAAAAATATATTATTAAAAATAGAAAATATATTGCAATTGCCTTAATTCCATTATCAATTATTTTAGGGGTTTATACAGGTATATTATTATCTGCTTTTAATGCCAGACCTCTTTGGAATAATGCTATTTTAGGCCCTTTATTCTTAACATCGGGTCTATCAACAGGGGCAGCTGCTATATTATTATTCTCTAAAAATCACTTTGAACGTAAATTAATAAGTAAAATTGATTTAGGATTAATTATTTTAGAATTAGCTTTAATTATACATATGTTTATGGGAATGGCTGCTGGTTCTCAAGTTCAATTGGAAGCAATGCAAATATTAATTAGCGGACAATACACTGTTATGTTTTTTGTTTTTGTAATTATCCTAGGTTTAATAGTACCTGCAATTTTAGAACTTACAGAAGTAATTGGGTTTAAAGTACCCGTCATAGTTCCTGCCCTTCTTGTATTAATGGGAGGCCTAATATTTAGAATTGTTATGATAAATGCAGGTCAATTAACAAGATTCTTATACTAA
- a CDS encoding 4Fe-4S dicluster domain-containing protein, with protein MRYAMVIDTLKCVGCSDCVVACQTENNVPMGYCRDWVTETVNGAYPTIDLELKSERCNHCDNAPCVRCCPTGASHIVEGGIVMVTEDECIGCGACIESCPYDARYQHPDGYVDKCTFCHHRLEKGKQPACVEVCPTKCMYFGDLDDPTSEISELLKTRKHKVLAPEAGTSPNVYYLIK; from the coding sequence ATGAGATATGCAATGGTAATTGACACATTAAAATGTGTTGGATGTAGTGATTGTGTAGTGGCTTGCCAAACCGAAAATAATGTTCCAATGGGATATTGTAGAGATTGGGTAACTGAAACTGTAAATGGTGCATATCCTACAATAGATTTAGAACTAAAATCTGAACGCTGTAATCACTGTGACAATGCACCTTGCGTGCGTTGTTGTCCTACAGGTGCTAGTCATATTGTAGAAGGCGGTATTGTAATGGTTACGGAAGATGAATGTATTGGATGCGGTGCTTGTATAGAGTCTTGCCCTTATGATGCCAGATATCAACATCCTGATGGATATGTAGACAAATGTACTTTTTGTCATCATAGGCTAGAGAAAGGTAAACAACCTGCGTGTGTAGAAGTTTGCCCTACAAAATGCATGTATTTTGGTGATTTAGATGATCCTACAAGTGAAATATCTGAATTACTAAAAACTAGAAAACACAAAGTTTTGGCACCTGAAGCAGGAACAAGTCCAAACGTATATTATTTAATTAAATAA